In a single window of the Coffea eugenioides isolate CCC68of chromosome 3, Ceug_1.0, whole genome shotgun sequence genome:
- the LOC113766542 gene encoding putative disease resistance protein RGA3 produces the protein MAESLLGLVSTISMKLIQLAAEQMALPWGVYEDLQNLSKKLEMIQAVLAYAQNKAHGQGKTTPAQLVYKNDKVMRSFDERMWLSVSDDFEVERLLNEMLQSLKGTNLEMTNREAIVRGFKNIYKEKNSLLVLDDIWNENREKWECMRKCLLETGGSEGSRILATTRSEVVASTMQTAESHRLEILSETDTVAGKYLRKLHLPRCGANQTAIKI, from the exons ATGGCTGAATCTTTACTTGGTCTTGTTTCAACTATCTCGATGAAGCTAATTCAACTTGCTGCTGAGCAGATGGCTCTTCCTTGGGGTGTTTATGAAGATCTCCAAAACCTTTCTAAGAAACTAGAGATGATTCAGGCTGTGCTGGCTTATGCTCAGAACAAGGCCCATG GTCAAGGAAAGACAACCCCGGCTCAACTGGTGTACAAAAACGATAAGGTGATGAGGAGCTTTGATGAAAGAATGTGGCTTAGCGTATCTGATGATTTTGAAGTGGAAAGGCTGTTGAATGAGATGCTGCAGTCCTTGAAGGGAACCAACCTTGAGATGACAAACAGAGAAGCAATTGTAAGAGGCTTCAAGAACATTTATAAGGAAAAAAATTCCTTGCTTGTGCTTGATGATATTTGGAATGAGAATCGAGAGAAATGGGAATGCATGAGAAAGTGTCTACTAGAAACAGGGGGTTCTGAAGGAAGCAGGATTTTAGCTACCACACGCAGTGAGGTAGTTGCTTCAACAATGCAAACTGCTGAATCTCATCGGCTTGAGATACTGTCGGAAACGGATACTGTAGCTGGGAAGTATTTAAGAAAATTGCATTTACCAAGGTGTGGAGCGAACCAGACGGCAATAAAGATATAA
- the LOC113765656 gene encoding berberine bridge enzyme-like 18, whose product MKSQLISSYNSPTRLLDFFFLSAILTKKKPLENCKRCSRSINYHQGYCSAFLKLIIRTFPIMETTPSTKVPCIFLCSLVLIFSMPWSTKAQIHERFLRCLHSQNNDSISQVIYTPTNTSYNSVLQSSIQNIRFLSPMERKPLVIVTPLSNFHVQLVVNCAKSNDLQIRVRSGGHDYEGLSYLSYYLQPFVIVDMRNLSRISIDTESKTAWIGAGVGLGKLYHAIAEKSPNLGFPAGTCPTVGAGGHISGGGEGTLTRKYGLAADNVIDAKIVKADGAILDRKSMGEDLFWAIRGGGGASFGVILAYRIQLVSVPSIVTVFSVNRSLEQNATKLVHLWQQIGYRLDRDLLIRVFITQARSGGKLTVQAAFQSLYLGTVAKLLPLMQESFPMLGLRKEDCTELSWIESALYFADLPSGSTVDDLVRSTPYPKNYYKNKSDYVVEPISEVALEGLWKRLFEEGAEAGMLILSPSGGRMFEISDSETPYPHRAGNIYQIQHIASWTEEENANSQRYIDWIRRLYKYMAPFVSKCPRAAYLNYRDLDLGTNMEGNTSFAQASVWGMKYFKKNFYRLAHVKQEVDPSNFFRYEQSIPPFLSSIKWRNA is encoded by the coding sequence ATGAAAAGTCAATTGATCTCATCCTACAACTCGCCTACTAGATTgcttgactttttttttctgtcaGCAATCCTTACAAAAAAGAAGCCTTTAGAAAACTGTAAACGCTGTAGCAGGAGTATAAACTATCATCAAGGATATTGTAGTGCATTCTTGAAGTTAATCATAAGAACCTTCCCAATAATGGAGACTACTCCAAGCACCAAAGTTCCATGCATATTTCTTTGTTCATtagttcttattttctcaatgCCATGGAGCACTAAAGCTCAAATTCATGAGAGATTTCTTCGGTGTCTTCATTCTCAGAACAATGACTCAATCTCCCAAGTCATTTATACGCCAACAAACACTTCGTATAATTCTGTTCTGCAATCTTCCATACAGAACATAAGATTTTTATCTCCCATGGAAAGAAAGCCATTGGTCATAGTTACGCCACTGAGCAATTTTCACGTTCAGTTAGttgttaattgtgcaaaatccAATGACTTACAGATCAGAGTTAGATCAGGAGGCCATGATTACGAGGGTCTTTCTTATCTTTCCTATTATCTCCAGCCATTTGTTATTGTTGATATGAGGAATCTGAGTAGAATATCCATCGATACTGAGAGTAAAACGGCCTGGATTGGAGCTGGAGTAGGCCTTGGCAAACTCTATCATGCAATTGCTGAGAAGAGCCCCAATCTTGGCTTTCCAGCAGGTACATGTCCTACCGTAGGAGCAGGTGGACACATTAGTGGGGGAGGAGAAGGCACGTTGACGCGAAAATATGGCCTAGCTGCTGACAATGTCATTGATGCTAAAATTGTGAAAGCGGATGGAGCAATTCTTGATAGAAAATCAATGGGAGAGGATCTTTTCTGGGCTATTAGAGGTGGAGGAGGAGCCAGTTTTGGAGTAATTCTTGCGTACAGGATCCAATTGGTATCCGTTCCATCGATAGTTACTGTTTTTTCAGTCAACAGATCTTTAGAACAGAACGCAACCAAGCTTGTCCACCTGTGGCAACAAATTGGATATAGGCTTGATCGAGACTTACTCATCAGAGTTTTTATTACACAGGCGAGGAGTGGTGGAAAATTAACAGTTCAAGCTGCATTTCAATCTTTGTACCTCGGAACAGTTGCCAAGCTTCTACCACTGATGCAAGAAAGCTTCCCTATGCTGGGATTGCGCAAAGAAGACTGCACAGAGTTGAGCTGGATTGAGTCTGCTCTTTATTTTGCTGATCTCCCAAGTGGATCAACTGTAGATGATTTGGTACGCAGCACTCCATATCCCAAAAATTATTACAAAAACAAATCAGACTACGTAGTCGAGCCCATCTCTGAAGTTGCATTGGAAGGATTGTGGAaaagactcttcgaagaaggGGCTGAGGCAGGTATGCTTATCCTTTCACCATCTGGTGGAAGGATGTTTGAGATTTCAGACTCTGAAACTCCATATCCACACAGAGCTGGAAACATATACCAGATTCAGCATATCGCTTCTTGGACTGAAGAGGAGAATGCAAACTCACAAAGATACATAGATTGGATCAGGAGGCTTTACAAATACATGGCTCCATTTGTTTCCAAATGTCCCAGAGCTGCATACCTGAATTATAGAGATTTGGACTTGGGAACCAACATGGAAGGCAACACCAGTTTTGCACAAGCTAGTGTCTGGGGTATGAagtattttaagaaaaatttctACAGGTTGGCCCATGTGAAGCAGGAGGTTGATCCAAGCAATTTTTTCAGATATGAGCAGAGCATCCCTCCTTTCTTATCCTCGATTAAATGGAGAAATGCTTAA